In Porites lutea chromosome 1, jaPorLute2.1, whole genome shotgun sequence, a single genomic region encodes these proteins:
- the LOC140947808 gene encoding histone H2A-like: MSGRGKGKAKGTKSKSRSSRAGLQFPVGRIHRLLRKGNYAERVGAGAPVYLAAVLEYLSAEILELAGNAARDNKKTRIIPRHLQLAVRNDEELNKLLAGVTIAQGGVLPNIQAVLLPKKTEKKPKA, encoded by the coding sequence atgtcTGGTCGCGGTAAAGGAAAGGCAAAGGGCACCAAGTCCAAAAGCCGATCATCCCGAGCAGGGCTTCAGTTCCCTGTTGGACGTATCCACCGTCTTCTGCGCAAAGGCAACTATGCTGAGCGTGTTGGCGCTGGTGCCCCAGTCTACTTGGCTGCGGTGCTCGAGTATTTGAgcgctgagatcctcgagttggCGGGCAATGCTGCTCGTGACAACAAGAAGACCAGAATCATTCCGCGTCACCTTCAGCTTGCTGTTCGCAACGACGAAGAGTTGAACAAACTGCTTGCCGGCGTCACCATCGCGCAAGGAGGTGTCCTGCCCAACATCCAGGCTGTTCTTCTGCCCAAGAAGACCGAGAAGAAACCAAAAGCCTAA
- the LOC140927618 gene encoding histone H4: MSGRGKGGKGLGKGGAKRHRKILRDNIQGITKPAIRRLARRGGVKRISGLIYEETRGVLKVFLENVIRDAVTYTEHAKRKTVTAMDVVYALKRQGRTLYGFGG, translated from the coding sequence ATGTCTGGTCGCGGTAAAGGAGGCAAAGGTCTAGGAAAAGGAGGCGCCAAGCGTCACCGAAAGATTCTTCGTGACAACATCCAAGGCATCACCAAGCCTGCTATCCGTCGTCTTGCTCGCCGTGGCGGTGTGAAGCGAATCTCTGGCCTCATCTACGAAGAGACTCGTGGTGTTCTCAAAGTTTTCTTGGAGAATGTGATCCGTGATGCTGTCACCTACACTGAGCACGCTAAACGCAAGACTGTGACCGCCATGGATGTGGTGTACGCTCTCAAACgccaaggacgtactctgtacggatTTGGCGGTTAG
- the LOC140947827 gene encoding histone H2B, gonadal-like: protein MAPKVAGKKGEKRAGKAKAPSDGKKKRRGKRKESYAIYIYKVLKQVHPDTGISSKAMGIMNSFVNDIFERIATEASRLAHYNKKSTISSREIQTAIRLLLPGELAKHAVSEGTKAVTKYTSSK, encoded by the coding sequence ATGGCACCCAAAGTTGCAGGAAAGAAAGGCGAGAAGAGAGCTGGAAAGGCAAAGGCCCCATCTGAtggaaagaagaagaggaggggaaagagaaaggaaagctATGCCATCTACATCTACAAGGTGTTGAAGCAAGTTCACCCTGACACTGGTATCTCCAGCAAAGCCATGGGCATCATGAACTCGTTTGTGAACGACATCTTTGAGCGCATCGCCACCGAAGCTTCCCGCCttgcccactacaacaagaaatcAACCATCAGTTCTCGCGAGATCCAGACTGCCATCAGACTGCTTCTGCCTGGTGAACTGGCCAAACACGCTGTTAGTGAAGGAACCAAGGCTGTGACCAAATACACCAGCAGCAAGTAA
- the LOC140947797 gene encoding histone H1.0-B-like: MSEVAQAKSPAKKKPSKPKKPADHPPYSEMIKAAIVALKERGGSSRQAIEKYIKANYKVGEVGPHLKTALKRGVAGGKLVHTKGVGASGSFKVPKEEKKAPKKPAKKPKKPAAKKAVKKPAAKKPAAKKPAAKKKPAKKTAVKKPSKKSSPKKTAAKKPAAKKATGKKTKKPAAKKPAKKTAAKKPAKK; the protein is encoded by the coding sequence ATGTCTGAAGTAGCACAAGCAAAGTCACCGGCTAAGAAGAAGCCATCTAAGCCTAAAAAGCCAGCTGATCATCCACCATACAGTGAGATGATAAAGGCTGCTATTGTAGCTCTGAAAGAGCGAGGCGGATCTTCGCGCCAAGCCATCGAGAAGTACATCAAAGCCAACTACAAGGTTGGCGAGGTCGGCCCACACTTGAAGACGGCTCTCAAGAGAGGAGTTGCTGGTGGAAAGTTAGTACACACCAAAGGAGTTGGTGCTTCTGGCTCCTTCAAGGTGCCCAAGGAGGAAAAGAAGGCTCCGAAGAAACCGGCGAAGAAGCCAAAGAAGCCCGCCGCCAAGAAGGCTGTAAAGAAACCAGCGGCTAAAAAGCCAGCAGCGAAGAAACCAGCGGCTAAGAAGAAGCCAGCCAAAAAAACAGCAGTTAAAAAGCCCAGTAAGAAATCATCACCGAAAAAGACTGCAGCAAAGAAACCAGCCGCCAAGAAAGCTACAGGAAAGAAGACAAAGAAGCCTGCAgccaaaaagcccgccaagAAAACTGCCGCCAAAAAACCCGCTAAGAAGTAA
- the LOC140936810 gene encoding histone H3 — translation MARTKQTARKSTGGKAPRKQLATKAARKSAPATGGVKKPHRYRPGTVALREIRRYQKSTELLIRKLPFQRLVREIAQDFKTDLRFQSSAVMALQEASEAYLVGLFEDTNLCAIHAKRVTIMPKDIQLARRIRGERA, via the coding sequence ATGGCACGTACAAAGCAAACTGCCCGTAAATCAACTGGTGGAAAAGCTCCACGAAAACAGCTCGCCACAAAGGCAGCTCGTAAGAGCGCGCCTGCCACTGGAGGAGTCAAGAAACCTCATCGTTACAGGCCTGGTACAGTGGCTCTTCGTGAAATCCGTCGTTACCAGAAATCCACAGAGCTGCTAATCCGCAAGCTGCCCTTCCAGCGTCTTGTGCGAGAGATCGCTCAAGACTTCAAGACCGATCTGCGTTTCCAGAGCTCTGCTGTGATGGCTCTTCAAGAAGCAAGCGAGGCTTACCTTGTTGGTTTGTTTGAAGACACCAACTTGTGCGCCATCCACGCCAAGCGCGTCACCATCATGCCCAAGGACATTCAGCTGGCCCGCCGAATCAGAGGAGAGCGTGCATAA